gaactatagtgcatggtcgttaatgactttgtatgttcttctttgttaagaaaatctttttatactcctttggtagctattcttggcataaatccgggcgaaaaagattgattctatcctctaaggacaaatcatctcatgtgtgcattacgagtttgtcttgatgcctaggaaacttcttatgagactttattcttttttttgagaaggattactagagtttggaatagcaattattgtgattgcaCATAGATATTTccatttcatcttcaatgtttttagatttatttatttgaagggatattttgactttgggttaCATAAAAGTGACCAGAGTTGCGTTTGGGTCAccacaaaattttaattagagtttgggtcacagACCATCGTTGACCGTCTTGACTGttatcaaaatatattttttttaaattaatatatatttatttaacaCCATCAGTGACCGACTGCATGTGACTCGCACGTGTAGCAAAATGTCTCCTGAAATGCATCTAACGATCTGAATTAATCCATTAAAACACATCAACGACGGTGGTGAAGAGAACACCCAAATCTCACCTTATTCCGTTCAGGCCTTTCCACAAGCACGTTACGCGCGAAAAACTGATGATCCAGAGATGAGGTAAACCCATTGTACTTCCTTCTCTAGCAAAAACTGGCTTTAGCAA
This portion of the Papaver somniferum cultivar HN1 chromosome 11, ASM357369v1, whole genome shotgun sequence genome encodes:
- the LOC113320843 gene encoding uncharacterized protein LOC113320843 isoform X2, producing the protein MGIFYRPIINEFYQQLEILTVATQDPNLWGNFKTANQGNVRLLKPVFAREGSTMGLPHLWIISFSRVTCLWKGLNGIRRHFATRASHMQSVTDGVK